The following are from one region of the Ischnura elegans chromosome X, ioIscEleg1.1, whole genome shotgun sequence genome:
- the LOC124171911 gene encoding 5-aminolevulinate synthase, erythroid-specific, mitochondrial isoform X2 has translation MPCPFLTRLSSAYVRNYGAHLIKTYGEYCPMMSRLVGTAAPADASTSGLEGLRKCPFLADAVPAVKEASKEMRDDIIDLSPQAKSDDTFDYDNFFHEQISKKKRDHSYRVFKKVNRLANNFPAALEYSWGKRPITVWCSNDYLGMSCHRKVKEAVSQALETYGAGAGGTRNISGNSVFHEKLEKELASLHHKDAALLFTSCFVANDSTLFTLAKAIPGCHIFSDSGNHASMIQGIRNSRAPKFIFRHNDPAHLSELLKKVDNSVPKIVAFETVHSMTGAVCPLEELCSIAHKHGALTFVDEVHAVGLYGEDGAGIGEREGLLQEMDIISGTLGKAFGNVGGYIAGSASLVDMIRSYAAGFIFTTSLPPTVLAGALQSIQILRSDEGRYLRQVHQENVQYLRNRLMSAGLPVEHTPSHIIPIKVGDPWQCSQVSDMLLQQKGHYIQAINFPTVPKGEEKLRLAPTPHHTKPMMDVLVEDLLAVWSDLSLPLFQDICSVECEFCKKPLLFKRYEARTVAECRRDVSCEEPNCPQLVASC, from the exons ATGCCGTGCCCATTCCTAACACGCCTCTCGAGTGCCTATGTGAGGAATTATGGAGCTCATTTGATAAAAACATATGGAGAGTACTGCCCTATGATGTCTCGATTGGTTGGGACTGCAGCCCCGGCAGATGCTAGTACTTCTG gccTGGAAGGCTTGAGGAAATGCCCTTTCCTAGCAGATGCTGTCCCTGCGGTGAAAGAGGCCAGCAAAGAAATGAGGGATGACATCATTGACCTTAGCCCTCAAGCCAAATCTG ATGATACCTTTGACTACGACAACTTCTTCCATGAACAAATAAGCAAGAAAAAGAGGGATCACTCGTATAGGGTGTTCAAGAAAGTCAACAGGCTTGCCAATAACTTTCCTGCAGCCTTAGAGTACAGTTGGGGAAAAAGACCAATCACTGTGTGGTGTTCTAATGATTACTTGGGGATGTCTTGTCATCGAAAAGTTAAAGAGGCAGTGAG TCAAGCCCTGGAAACTTATGGAGCGGGGGCTGGCGGAACAAGAAACATATCTGGAAATTCAGTGTTTCATGAAAAACTGGAGAAAGAGTTGGCCAGTTTACACCACAAGGATGCTGCACTTTTGTTCACATCTTGCTTTGTTGCTAATGATTCAACACTCTTCACCCTGGCGAAAGCGATACCTG GGTGTCATATATTCTCAGATTCTGGTAATCATGCATCCATGATTCAAGGAATTAGAAACAGTAGAGCACCTAAGTTCATCTTCCGTCACAACGACCCTGCTCACTTAAGTGAACTCCTGAAGAAAGTTGACAACAGTGTGCCAAAAATAGTTGCTTTTGAGACGGTACATTCAATGACTGGGGCTGTGTGTCCTCTGGAGGAGTTGTGCAGCATAGCTCACAAGCATGGTGCCTTGACATTTGTTGATGAAGTCCATGCTGTAGGCCTGTATGGAGAAGATGGTGCTGGCATTGGGGAACGTGAAGGGTTGCTGCAAGAAATGGATATAATATCAGGGACATTGG GGAAAGCATTTGGCAACGTGGGTGGCTACATTGCTGGCTCAGCTTCTCTAGTGGACATGATTCGAAGCTATGCTGCTGGTTTCATCTTCACCACATCATTGCCTCCCACAGTGCTGGCGGGTGCACTGCAGTCAATCCAGATACTGAGATCCGATGAGGGACGCTACCTCCGTCAAGTGCATCAGGAGAATGTGCAGTACCTCAGGAACAGGCTCATGAGTGCAGGACTGCCGGTGGAGCACACACCTTCGCACATCATCCCCATTAAG GTGGGGGACCCTTGGCAGTGCTCACAGGTGTCGGACATGCTGCTGCAGCAGAAAGGCCACTACATCCAGGCCATCAACTTCCCGACGGTGCCCAAGGGGGAGGAGAAGCTGAGGTTGGCCCCAACACCCCACCACACGAAACCCATGATGGACGTGCTTGTTGAGGACCTGCTGGCTGTGTGGAGTGACCTCAGTCTCCCCCTCTTCCAGGATATTTGCTCTGTG
- the LOC124171911 gene encoding 5-aminolevulinate synthase, nonspecific, mitochondrial isoform X1, which translates to MPCPFLTRLSSAYVRNYGAHLIKTYGEYCPMMSRLVGTAAPADASTSGLEGLRKCPFLADAVPAVKEASKEMRDDIIDLSPQAKSERKQGNGCLDEYSESVVEANPMDLEDKPKKSDDTFDYDNFFHEQISKKKRDHSYRVFKKVNRLANNFPAALEYSWGKRPITVWCSNDYLGMSCHRKVKEAVSQALETYGAGAGGTRNISGNSVFHEKLEKELASLHHKDAALLFTSCFVANDSTLFTLAKAIPGCHIFSDSGNHASMIQGIRNSRAPKFIFRHNDPAHLSELLKKVDNSVPKIVAFETVHSMTGAVCPLEELCSIAHKHGALTFVDEVHAVGLYGEDGAGIGEREGLLQEMDIISGTLGKAFGNVGGYIAGSASLVDMIRSYAAGFIFTTSLPPTVLAGALQSIQILRSDEGRYLRQVHQENVQYLRNRLMSAGLPVEHTPSHIIPIKVGDPWQCSQVSDMLLQQKGHYIQAINFPTVPKGEEKLRLAPTPHHTKPMMDVLVEDLLAVWSDLSLPLFQDICSVECEFCKKPLLFKRYEARTVAECRRDVSCEEPNCPQLVASC; encoded by the exons ATGCCGTGCCCATTCCTAACACGCCTCTCGAGTGCCTATGTGAGGAATTATGGAGCTCATTTGATAAAAACATATGGAGAGTACTGCCCTATGATGTCTCGATTGGTTGGGACTGCAGCCCCGGCAGATGCTAGTACTTCTG gccTGGAAGGCTTGAGGAAATGCCCTTTCCTAGCAGATGCTGTCCCTGCGGTGAAAGAGGCCAGCAAAGAAATGAGGGATGACATCATTGACCTTAGCCCTCAAGCCAAATCTG AGAGAAAGCAAGGGAATGGTTGTCTTGATGAATATTCGGAGAGCGTGGTTGAGGCTAATCCCATGGATCTAGAGGACAAGCCAAAGAAAAGTG ATGATACCTTTGACTACGACAACTTCTTCCATGAACAAATAAGCAAGAAAAAGAGGGATCACTCGTATAGGGTGTTCAAGAAAGTCAACAGGCTTGCCAATAACTTTCCTGCAGCCTTAGAGTACAGTTGGGGAAAAAGACCAATCACTGTGTGGTGTTCTAATGATTACTTGGGGATGTCTTGTCATCGAAAAGTTAAAGAGGCAGTGAG TCAAGCCCTGGAAACTTATGGAGCGGGGGCTGGCGGAACAAGAAACATATCTGGAAATTCAGTGTTTCATGAAAAACTGGAGAAAGAGTTGGCCAGTTTACACCACAAGGATGCTGCACTTTTGTTCACATCTTGCTTTGTTGCTAATGATTCAACACTCTTCACCCTGGCGAAAGCGATACCTG GGTGTCATATATTCTCAGATTCTGGTAATCATGCATCCATGATTCAAGGAATTAGAAACAGTAGAGCACCTAAGTTCATCTTCCGTCACAACGACCCTGCTCACTTAAGTGAACTCCTGAAGAAAGTTGACAACAGTGTGCCAAAAATAGTTGCTTTTGAGACGGTACATTCAATGACTGGGGCTGTGTGTCCTCTGGAGGAGTTGTGCAGCATAGCTCACAAGCATGGTGCCTTGACATTTGTTGATGAAGTCCATGCTGTAGGCCTGTATGGAGAAGATGGTGCTGGCATTGGGGAACGTGAAGGGTTGCTGCAAGAAATGGATATAATATCAGGGACATTGG GGAAAGCATTTGGCAACGTGGGTGGCTACATTGCTGGCTCAGCTTCTCTAGTGGACATGATTCGAAGCTATGCTGCTGGTTTCATCTTCACCACATCATTGCCTCCCACAGTGCTGGCGGGTGCACTGCAGTCAATCCAGATACTGAGATCCGATGAGGGACGCTACCTCCGTCAAGTGCATCAGGAGAATGTGCAGTACCTCAGGAACAGGCTCATGAGTGCAGGACTGCCGGTGGAGCACACACCTTCGCACATCATCCCCATTAAG GTGGGGGACCCTTGGCAGTGCTCACAGGTGTCGGACATGCTGCTGCAGCAGAAAGGCCACTACATCCAGGCCATCAACTTCCCGACGGTGCCCAAGGGGGAGGAGAAGCTGAGGTTGGCCCCAACACCCCACCACACGAAACCCATGATGGACGTGCTTGTTGAGGACCTGCTGGCTGTGTGGAGTGACCTCAGTCTCCCCCTCTTCCAGGATATTTGCTCTGTG